ACGCCAAGGCTGAAGGCTACGTTCCGCCTGCTCAATAATTGATCAAAATCCGGGGTCGGCACGTAAGCGACGGTAATAATTAAATATTTTTTGAAAACTTGCTTGACGACCCCCTGAAAAACCAGTTTAATGCGCCCCGTTGCCCAGATAGCTCAGTCGGTAGAGCAGGGGATTGAAAATCCCCGTGTCGGCGGTTCGATTCCGTCTCTGGGCACCAAATACCGAAAACCCTGAATCGCAAGATTCAGGGTTTTTTTATGCCCGCGATTTGATCAGGCATCGAGCAAGTCGTCTCTCTTGGGCTAGTTTTCAGTATTCCAGTGGAAGACCAGATTGCGGGCGGGGCCACTTCCTACATCCGCCGTATCACGCCGCTCCTCACCATTGCGTGTCGCAACGACGGTGTACTTGCCAGGTGGCAGCTGTACGTAAACCAACGGGCCGGCCTCACTCAGCGTCAGCACGGGCTGACCCGGGTTTTTCTGAATGACCAGATTCACATCCGGAACATATTTGCCCTCCGCCCCGATGGAGAAGGTCATGTGCAGGTTGTAGCCCTGTGCTTGTTGAATGGCTCGAGCCTCATCCTCTCCGATCCCCCCGGACAAATAAGTAATCCCGTTTTGCTGTTGCTGCTGGACTTGCACGCCTGTGCTGTCGATCGGTTCAAGACTGGCGGCGTTAAGCACGACTGGAAACATCAGTACGCCGACGGCGGCGATGGGCAGCATGAATGAATGGACGTTCTTCATGATGGCGACTCCCGGGTTGCTCAGAACCCAATCGTTACTCTTTTTAGATTTGTTACCGAATG
This genomic stretch from Pseudomonas wuhanensis harbors:
- a CDS encoding carboxypeptidase regulatory-like domain-containing protein; translated protein: MKNVHSFMLPIAAVGVLMFPVVLNAASLEPIDSTGVQVQQQQQNGITYLSGGIGEDEARAIQQAQGYNLHMTFSIGAEGKYVPDVNLVIQKNPGQPVLTLSEAGPLVYVQLPPGKYTVVATRNGEERRDTADVGSGPARNLVFHWNTEN